The following are from one region of the Tachysurus fulvidraco isolate hzauxx_2018 chromosome 24, HZAU_PFXX_2.0, whole genome shotgun sequence genome:
- the ptger1c gene encoding prostaglandin E receptor 1c (subtype EP1) — translation MESVFTSSSPTTYQDLNLSFFSRRDPNSTSPSPPNPPNFVLSYFTMTFGILSNLIGLAIVSATYTRYHHRAKTPFLMLAAALLLSDLAGHLVTGAFALHLHLVRIRRQQALCREPSKPPQAFCKLFGACMVFFGLTPLLLGSAMAVERCVGITQPLQHSALATTAHVRLGVLLLITVACTLAALPLFNVGTYEPQFPGTWCFLPVHGALSSADVGLALAFSSLGLAALTVSVLCNAVSGLTLLQARFNNQGAKLTTSRRRRSSMSSVHSLDVEMMVQLVVITVVSSVCWSPFLIYISMSVRHFYRGNVNTEPQYEWLMLLGLRMASWNQILDPWVYILLRRAVLRRVCGLLWPSRVILTQSSSCRSAERHEINLH, via the exons ATGGAATCTGTCTTCACCTCCTCCAGTCCTACTACGTATCAGGACTTGAACCTGTCGTTCTTCAGTCGGCGTGATCCGAACTCCACGTCTCCATCTCCTCCCAACCCACCAAACTTCGTATTGTCCTACTTCACCATGACCTTCGGGATCCTCTCCAACCTGATCGGTCTGGCCATTGTCTCGGCAACCTACACCCGCTACCACCACCGAGCCAAGACGCCGTTTCTGATGCTAGCAGCCGCTCTGCTTCTGAGCGACCTGGCAGGTCATTTGGTCACTGGTGCATTCGCCTTGCACCTGCACCTCGTTAGAATCAGGAGGCAACAAGCACTGTGCAGGGAGCCAAGCAAACCCCCTCAGGCTTTCTGCAAACTCTTCGGGGCCTGCATGGTCTTCTTTGGCCTGACTCCTCTCCTCTTGGGTAGTGCCATGGCTGTAGAACGCTGTGTGGGCATCACGCAGCCTCTCCAGCACTCTGCTTTAGCCACGACAGCCCACGTTCGCCTCGGTGTCCTCCTGCTCATAACTGTAGCCTGTACCTTAGCGGCGCTCCCCTTGTTCAATGTGGGTACCTATGAACCTCAGTTCCCTGGTACCTGGTGCTTCCTTCCTGTGCACGGCGCTCTCTCGAGTGCTGACGTCGGCTTGGCATTGGCCTTTTCCAGTCTGGGCCTGGCAGCTCTAACAGTCTCTGTACTGTGTAATGCTGTAAGTGGGCTGACATTGCTGCAGGCCAGGTTCAACAACCAAGGGGCAAAACTGACCACCTCCAGGAGACGCAGATCGTCAATGTCGTCTGTGCATTCGCTGGATGTGGAGATGATGGTGCAGCTGGTGGTCATAACCGTGGTGTCCTCTGTCTGCTGGAGTCCCTTCCTC ATTTACATATCCATGTCAGTGAGACATTTCTACAGAGGAAACGTCAATACAGAACCGCAGTACGAGTGGCTgatgctgctgggcttgagGATGGCATCCTGGAACCAGATCCTTGACCCGTGGGTGTACATCCTCCTGAGACGGGCCGTGCTGAGGCGGGTGTGTGGTCTGCTGTGGCCCAGCAGGGTCATTTTAACTCAGAGCAGCTCATGTAGGAGTGCAGAGCGACATGAAATCAATTTACACTGA